ACGACTTGGGCATGGATTATGATTATGCTCTCTATCCCAATTGTAGGTTTTGTTTTATATTGCTTTATCGGCCAAGATCTCCGCAAACGAAAAACATTTAGCAAAAAGGAAGAAGAAGATAGATTTCTAGCTGTTGTACATAGACAACAAACCTCCCTTGCATATCCCATTAATGAATTTAATAATGCCCTTATTAAAACCTATGAAAATCTTATAAGCCTTCATCTCAATGCCCATGAAGCACTATACACTGAGGATAATAGCATCAATATTATTACCGATGGTAAAGAGCTTTTTAATATGCTTTTTGAAAGCATTAATAGTGCAAAAAAATATATTCATATTGAATATTATATTATACGTAATGATGAACTTGGGAAAGCTTTTAAAAATCTTCTTATAAAAAAAGCTCAAGAAGGTGTTGAAGTTTTCTTGCTCTATGACGATATGGGCTGCTTTGGTATTCCAAAAAAATATTTTTATGAACTAAAAAATGCAGGCGTCAAAGTAGCTTGCTTTTTTCCATCTTTTATCCCCTTTATTAAGCTACGTGTAAACTATAGAAATCATCGTAAAATTTGTGTAATTGATGGTGTTACAGCCTATCTTGGAGGTTTTAACATCGGTGAAGAATACGTAGGGCTTAATAAAAAACTTGGCTATTGGCGTGATACGCATCTTAAAATAACAGGCAGTGCAGTACGTTTAATTGATTTGCAATTTTTATTAGACCGCAGATTTGCAACAAACGAAAATATTTCTTTAGATAAATATATTCCCATTGAGACAAATAACGCACCTGGTAACATAGGGATGCAGATTGTCTCAAGCGGACCAGACTCAAAACACGCTAGTGTACGCAATGGTTATATCAAAATGATTCATGAAGCCAAAAAATCTATTTACATTCAAACACCCTATTTCATCCCTGACGAAGGTGTTCTTATGGCTATTAAACTTGCTGCACTTTCTGGGATAGATGTTAGAATTATGATTCCTAATAAACCAGATCACGTCTGTGTTTATTGGGCAACTTATGCCTATATAGGTGAAGTTCTTGATTGTGGGGTACGATGCTATACCTATGAAAAAGGATTCCTACACGCTAAAACAATCGTTATAGATGATACTATTTGCTCAGTAGGTACGGCTAACTTTGATATACGCAGCTTTAAGCTTAACTTTGAAATAAATGCTTTCATCTACGATACATCTGCGTCTAAAGAGCTTTCCCGCGTATTTCGCAGCGATTTAAAAGACTGCAAAGAATTAACCCCTGCGATCTATAAAAGCAGAAGCTTGCTGATTAAGTTCAAGGAATCTATCTCTAGACTAATATCTCCTATATTATAAACAAAGCTAAGAGGCTTTAAAAAAGATTTATCATTTTTAAAAAGCTATATGAGTTGCTCACAACAAGCACTCATATAGCTTTTTATAGTCCAATGTGTATATCTCCATCTACCTTTCTGATGGTACAATGCACCTTTGAATCATCTACATATTTAATTGTGTTGCCTATCATAAGTCTGACTCCCGGATGCATAATATCTACAACTTTAATAATGCCATCCTGTGCTTCTCGTAACGTATTAGATAATTCATCATACTCTTTCTTAAGCGTTTCTATCTCCTCAATCAAAGGTCTTCTGGCATCACTAAGTTTTTGAAGCATTATTTGTTTTTGCATATCTAATTTTACTTCTTTAGATTTTGAGAGTAGAAACTTTATACTTTGCTCAACTTTAGTTAAACTTGCTCTTTTTTCTTGAAGTTCAGCTTCTATTTTTTTATGATTTTGATAAAGACTTGGTAAAATACCTATTTGTACGGATGTAACAGTTCCCATTGGTGAACCTATACTTTTGGCAAAGATCATGTTAGTCGCTGCAACGCTTCCTCCAACAATTGTTCCTTTGCCAGTTTCGACTTTAATACTATTACCTGCCGAAACATGCGAATGAATAATAGCCTCTGTAATAACATCTTTGCGTGCTTCCACAGTAGCATTCTGAATAAACTTTGCAACAATATTACCACCTGAAACCAGCTTGCCCTTTTCTGTTCCCTGTATGCCATAGCTAAGAATAATATCGCCGCCTGCTATGATAATAGCATCTTCTACAGGTCCTTTAACTTCTACAGATCCTTCTGCTTTTATAGTATAACCCGATTTCACACTACCGGTGATGCTAACACTCCCTAAAAAGTCTATATTACCTATACCACTGTCTAAATCGCCATTTAGAGTATACACGGTATTAATATAAATATTATGTCCATCATATTCTAGTTTGCCATCCACTGAGGCCAAAAGGGTTAAATTGTCTTCTGATAATTCTGTATTTTTCCCTTTTGGCATTCTGGTGTCTTTTCCCTTTTTCGCTCTAATGCTCTGATCTAATACATTATAGCCATCAACACCCTCTGTCGCTGGTATTTTAGTTGCTAATATTTCTCCTTTTTTTACATTATGAACAACATTGAGGTTTTTAAAATCAACTGTTCCATCTTGATTCTGTTTAGGCCTAAAATTTTTAATACTATCAGCATCAAAAGTTAATGTAAGTACTGCATCTTTTCCGTTTTCAGGCTGCATACCTTTTGCGACAATATATTTATAATCATATTGTCTGCTGAGTACTAGTTTATCGAGAAGTTCTAAATCCAAACCTTTTTTAATACCCTTTCTATCTATCTCACTTCTAATTTGGTCACCAGTTAATTTATTTCCTCCATTTTTAGGTGCTTCAAACCATAATACGGCAAGCATCCTATCTCTGGATATTTCAACCACTACTATTTCATTGACTGGCTTAGCACTATCTATACTATTATCAATACC
This genomic window from Cellulosilyticum sp. I15G10I2 contains:
- the cls gene encoding cardiolipin synthase, translated to MIHVFLVKVTWLDIFLYINILLVLSVIFLSRKNISTTWAWIMIMLSIPIVGFVLYCFIGQDLRKRKTFSKKEEEDRFLAVVHRQQTSLAYPINEFNNALIKTYENLISLHLNAHEALYTEDNSINIITDGKELFNMLFESINSAKKYIHIEYYIIRNDELGKAFKNLLIKKAQEGVEVFLLYDDMGCFGIPKKYFYELKNAGVKVACFFPSFIPFIKLRVNYRNHRKICVIDGVTAYLGGFNIGEEYVGLNKKLGYWRDTHLKITGSAVRLIDLQFLLDRRFATNENISLDKYIPIETNNAPGNIGMQIVSSGPDSKHASVRNGYIKMIHEAKKSIYIQTPYFIPDEGVLMAIKLAALSGIDVRIMIPNKPDHVCVYWATYAYIGEVLDCGVRCYTYEKGFLHAKTIVIDDTICSVGTANFDIRSFKLNFEINAFIYDTSASKELSRVFRSDLKDCKELTPAIYKSRSLLIKFKESISRLISPIL
- a CDS encoding FapA family protein — encoded protein: MSEHQSGIDNSIDSAKPVNEIVVVEISRDRMLAVLWFEAPKNGGNKLTGDQIRSEIDRKGIKKGLDLELLDKLVLSRQYDYKYIVAKGMQPENGKDAVLTLTFDADSIKNFRPKQNQDGTVDFKNLNVVHNVKKGEILATKIPATEGVDGYNVLDQSIRAKKGKDTRMPKGKNTELSEDNLTLLASVDGKLEYDGHNIYINTVYTLNGDLDSGIGNIDFLGSVSITGSVKSGYTIKAEGSVEVKGPVEDAIIIAGGDIILSYGIQGTEKGKLVSGGNIVAKFIQNATVEARKDVITEAIIHSHVSAGNSIKVETGKGTIVGGSVAATNMIFAKSIGSPMGTVTSVQIGILPSLYQNHKKIEAELQEKRASLTKVEQSIKFLLSKSKEVKLDMQKQIMLQKLSDARRPLIEEIETLKKEYDELSNTLREAQDGIIKVVDIMHPGVRLMIGNTIKYVDDSKVHCTIRKVDGDIHIGL